A region of Pyxidicoccus parkwaysis DNA encodes the following proteins:
- the dnaX gene encoding DNA polymerase III subunit gamma/tau yields MSYLVLARKWRPQKFDDMTGQEHVVRTVANAIKMDRVAHAYLFCGPRGVGKTTAARLLAKALNCEKGPTANPCGECRACTEIAAGTSVDVAEIDGASNNGVENVREIRENAKYLPQRDRHKIYIIDEVHMLSGAAFNALLKTLEEPPGHVKFIFATTEAHKLPDTILSRCQRHNFRRIPAARMLQRLQEICKAEGAGISDRSLSLVVRQSEGGMRDALSLLDQILASCGANPTDEEVAEALGAIDRTMVQDFAEAMVRKDAKRVLERVEEVFNRGLDLKRLAEELALQLRHLFVTKTLGQAPSELAESEQKALLALAKEAETAQLTRLFDVVHGCIWDVSRAAQPRLALEMALLKAIQLSPGGSIPELLARVDRLAAGLPQGDGAAKNTTGAPGGRSSSANFRA; encoded by the coding sequence ATGAGCTACCTCGTCCTCGCGCGTAAATGGCGTCCGCAGAAGTTCGATGACATGACCGGACAGGAGCACGTCGTCCGGACCGTCGCGAACGCCATCAAGATGGACCGGGTGGCCCACGCGTACCTGTTCTGCGGGCCGCGTGGAGTGGGCAAGACGACGGCCGCACGTCTGCTCGCCAAGGCCCTCAACTGTGAGAAGGGCCCCACGGCGAACCCGTGTGGCGAGTGCCGTGCGTGCACGGAGATTGCCGCCGGCACCAGCGTGGACGTGGCGGAAATCGACGGTGCGTCCAACAACGGCGTGGAGAACGTCCGCGAGATTCGCGAGAACGCGAAGTACCTGCCGCAGCGGGACCGGCACAAGATCTACATCATCGACGAGGTCCACATGCTGTCGGGGGCGGCGTTCAACGCGCTGCTCAAGACGCTGGAGGAGCCGCCCGGGCACGTGAAGTTCATCTTCGCGACCACCGAGGCGCACAAGCTCCCGGACACCATCCTCTCGCGGTGCCAGCGCCACAACTTCCGGCGGATTCCGGCGGCGCGGATGCTCCAGCGGCTGCAGGAGATCTGCAAGGCGGAGGGGGCGGGAATCTCTGACCGCTCGCTGTCGCTGGTGGTGCGCCAGTCCGAGGGCGGCATGCGCGACGCGCTCAGCCTCCTGGACCAGATTCTGGCGTCGTGCGGGGCCAACCCCACGGATGAAGAGGTGGCCGAGGCGCTGGGCGCCATCGACCGGACGATGGTGCAGGACTTCGCCGAGGCGATGGTCCGCAAGGACGCGAAGCGGGTGCTGGAGCGAGTGGAGGAGGTCTTCAACCGCGGCCTGGACCTGAAGCGTCTGGCGGAGGAACTGGCGCTCCAGTTGCGGCATCTCTTCGTCACCAAGACGCTGGGCCAGGCGCCCAGCGAGCTGGCCGAGTCCGAGCAGAAGGCGCTGCTCGCGCTGGCGAAGGAGGCCGAGACGGCGCAACTCACGCGCCTGTTCGACGTGGTGCACGGCTGCATCTGGGACGTGTCGCGCGCGGCGCAACCGAGGCTCGCGCTGGAGATGGCGTTGCTGAAGGCCATCCAGCTCTCGCCGGGCGGCTCCATTCCGGAGCTGCTCGCCCGGGTGGACCGGCTCGCTGCCGGGCTGCCCCAGGGGGACGGTGCAGCGAAGAACACCACTGGAGCGCCGGGAGGTCGCTCCAGCTCCGCCAACTTTCGCGCCTGA
- a CDS encoding DNA polymerase III subunit gamma/tau, giving the protein MAATEPVHMGERQAEPMRAAAPTYAEPPRTGDTAHASGGPRYAESARASEPMHSAEVARHAETPRYVEPSPASEPIRPVEPMRSMEGARYSEPAHTGPAIPVMPPVAPTGPVMDDLPPSAARPLSFLRNGGGAGATAMAPSSPAMPAYSAEDVVPSGPLMDGLPPTAARPLSFLRKNGGAQPPPAVPSEPPAGATPLSRTMEPAPTVRVTNVRKPEPLSPPEPPPYDDEDARYYPEQASPEGCASGECIPDEVPSEPVAASAPAAAPVSSTPAIPPATGMHANDAASSFASAPASHGAAYAQTPAASPASNGPGPNGHAATSSHGPAAYAPASGVAPASPAPGPNGHASTVSPTSRGPAAYAQTSAVPPPPAPRVPTTPPVAARPAFTPPAPAPRTFAPETDSEPDSEPTAAPPPVARGRDNPNLPLIERWRAAVESVKGASIRHGTALANGRLLSMRAGEIVLGFLPTAGLHKMAVSSAAGKATIDKALAEHFGRPVKLSFQDINPEDSRATLSLAEQDAQSRANHEKTTEGKVRGHPAIRAVLKFLGGEIEHIQVYEPERPSAVPAADTPDDSA; this is encoded by the coding sequence GTGGCCGCGACCGAGCCCGTGCACATGGGTGAGCGGCAGGCCGAGCCGATGCGCGCGGCAGCGCCGACGTACGCGGAGCCTCCGCGCACGGGCGATACCGCGCACGCGTCCGGAGGCCCGCGCTACGCGGAGTCAGCACGCGCGTCCGAGCCGATGCACTCGGCGGAAGTCGCACGCCATGCCGAGACTCCGCGCTACGTGGAGCCTTCACCCGCCTCCGAGCCCATACGGCCCGTCGAGCCGATGCGCTCGATGGAAGGCGCGCGCTATTCCGAGCCGGCGCACACGGGGCCTGCGATTCCGGTCATGCCGCCCGTGGCGCCCACCGGCCCCGTCATGGACGACCTGCCTCCGTCCGCGGCCCGGCCCCTGTCCTTCCTGCGCAACGGTGGAGGCGCTGGCGCCACCGCGATGGCACCGTCGTCGCCCGCCATGCCCGCGTACTCCGCCGAGGACGTGGTGCCCTCCGGTCCGCTGATGGATGGGCTGCCTCCGACGGCGGCTCGCCCGCTGTCCTTCCTTCGGAAGAATGGCGGTGCACAGCCTCCGCCCGCAGTGCCGTCAGAACCTCCGGCAGGAGCCACGCCGCTGTCGCGCACCATGGAGCCCGCGCCCACGGTCCGCGTCACCAACGTGCGCAAGCCGGAGCCGCTCAGTCCTCCGGAGCCTCCGCCGTACGACGACGAAGACGCGCGCTACTACCCTGAGCAGGCCTCGCCCGAAGGCTGTGCCTCCGGCGAGTGCATCCCGGACGAGGTTCCTTCCGAGCCCGTTGCCGCGAGTGCGCCCGCTGCTGCGCCGGTCTCCAGCACACCTGCCATCCCGCCCGCGACGGGCATGCATGCGAACGACGCTGCGTCGTCATTCGCATCGGCTCCGGCTTCTCATGGGGCCGCCTACGCACAAACACCCGCCGCGTCTCCGGCCTCAAATGGCCCCGGTCCCAACGGGCATGCAGCCACGTCCTCACACGGGCCCGCCGCCTATGCGCCCGCATCCGGCGTAGCTCCGGCCTCACCTGCCCCCGGTCCCAACGGGCATGCGTCCACGGTGTCCCCTACCTCGCGCGGACCTGCCGCCTACGCGCAGACGTCCGCTGTGCCTCCGCCGCCCGCGCCGCGCGTGCCCACCACGCCGCCGGTCGCCGCGCGCCCCGCCTTCACGCCTCCCGCTCCAGCCCCACGGACCTTCGCCCCGGAGACGGACAGCGAGCCGGATTCAGAACCCACCGCGGCGCCGCCCCCGGTCGCTCGCGGCCGGGACAACCCGAACCTGCCCCTCATCGAGCGGTGGCGGGCCGCCGTGGAGAGCGTGAAGGGCGCGTCCATCCGTCACGGCACGGCGCTGGCCAACGGCCGGCTCCTGTCCATGCGGGCGGGGGAAATCGTCCTCGGCTTCCTCCCGACGGCGGGCCTCCACAAGATGGCGGTCTCCTCCGCGGCGGGCAAAGCCACCATCGACAAGGCCCTGGCCGAGCACTTCGGCCGTCCGGTGAAGCTGTCCTTCCAGGACATCAACCCGGAAGACAGCCGGGCCACGCTCAGCCTCGCCGAGCAGGACGCCCAGAGCCGCGCCAACCACGAGAAGACCACGGAGGGCAAGGTTCGCGGCCACCCCGCCATCCGCGCGGTGCTCAAGTTCCTGGGCGGCGAAATCGAGCACATCCAGGTCTACGAGCCCGAGCGCCCTTCGGCCGTCCCTGCGGCCGACACTCCGGACGACAGCGCCTGA
- a CDS encoding YbaB/EbfC family nucleoid-associated protein, with translation MPGVDLNYFIRQANKLTEKIEERKQQLAEETVEAKSGEGRVTVIANGIQEIRSIKIDKSAIDPNDPSMLEDLITAAVNAALASSRQHMQRELAKISGGIKIPGVT, from the coding sequence ATGCCTGGCGTTGACCTGAACTACTTCATCCGGCAGGCGAACAAGCTGACGGAGAAGATTGAAGAGCGGAAGCAGCAGCTGGCGGAAGAGACTGTCGAGGCCAAGTCCGGTGAAGGCCGCGTCACCGTCATCGCCAACGGCATCCAGGAGATTCGCAGCATCAAGATCGACAAGTCCGCCATCGACCCGAATGACCCGTCGATGCTCGAGGACCTCATCACCGCCGCGGTGAATGCCGCCCTGGCGAGCAGCCGTCAGCACATGCAGCGCGAGCTCGCGAAAATCTCCGGCGGCATCAAGATCCCCGGCGTTACCTGA
- the recR gene encoding recombination mediator RecR: MTPDPLNRLVAQLAKLPGIGEKTAQRLAFHILRAPGEYASDLSLAIREVKEKVHLCVRCFSLTDSETCGFCRDSRRDERVLCVVETYADLMALERTREFKGRYHVLHGVLSPLEGVGPEQLRIKELLERLNDSRVEELIIATNPDVEGEATALYLTRLLKPMGLRVTRIAQGLPMGGDLEFADQATLAKALSARRDL, translated from the coding sequence ATGACTCCCGACCCGCTGAATCGACTCGTCGCCCAGCTCGCGAAGCTGCCGGGCATCGGCGAGAAGACCGCCCAGCGCCTCGCGTTCCACATCCTGCGAGCGCCGGGCGAGTACGCCTCGGACCTGTCCCTGGCCATCCGCGAGGTGAAGGAGAAGGTGCACCTGTGCGTGCGCTGCTTCTCCCTCACCGACTCGGAGACGTGCGGCTTCTGCCGGGACTCGCGCCGCGACGAGCGCGTGCTCTGCGTGGTGGAGACCTACGCGGACCTGATGGCGCTCGAGCGCACGCGCGAGTTCAAGGGCCGCTACCACGTCCTACACGGCGTGCTGTCGCCGCTGGAGGGCGTGGGCCCTGAGCAGCTCCGCATCAAGGAACTGCTGGAGCGCCTCAACGACAGCCGGGTGGAGGAGCTCATCATCGCCACCAACCCGGACGTCGAGGGCGAGGCCACCGCGCTCTACCTGACGCGCCTGCTCAAGCCGATGGGCCTGCGCGTCACCCGCATCGCCCAGGGCCTGCCCATGGGTGGTGATTTGGAGTTCGCGGACCAGGCCACGCTGGCGAAGGCGCTGTCGGCCCGCCGCGACCTGTAG